In one Populus nigra chromosome 12, ddPopNigr1.1, whole genome shotgun sequence genomic region, the following are encoded:
- the LOC133669120 gene encoding uncharacterized protein LOC133669120: MELSKNLLIKSTLARLLSFIVLFFAVRLAYFIAVKGRSCVSNDFCFFPPQNLDFTIHYHSAATSRCTVDHYLSVFQDLIADGFLSPISKSLCIETLTGEEIIALKEIGVIDSTGISKKSKKIKKSSPPLILSNYPLSFHDNTFDFQFTNNLDWSDQPDEFGSELCRTLKPGGFLVIHTKSRDLYSLQSLLDLFNCCRLIKSREINGVDSMLMMIIREVVLMKVRDFLWRDNIGSNCSISRLKRELAKNAEALIAKEPLKPWITLKRNLKNVKYLSDSVDISFKRKYVYVDVGARSYGSSIGGWFRKSYPKQNKSFEIYAIEADKVFFGEYRSKKGVQLLPYAAWVRNETLFFGISRFVNRKNVEKGRGMGRIQPVVQSSMSYKADLDTIEGFDFAEWLKNVVVERDFVVVKLDVEGTEFHLIPRLVETGAICLIDELFLECHYNRWQRCCPGQRGVKYQKTYDQCLQLLTSLRKIGVLVHQWW; encoded by the coding sequence ATGGAGCTCTCTAAAAACCTCTTAATAAAATCCACTCTCGCACGTCTCCTCTCATTTATCGTTTTATTCTTCGCCGTCCGTTTGGCATACTTTATAGCAGTCAAAGGCCGATCCTGCGTCTCTAATGACTTCTGCTTCTTTCCTCCACAAAACCTCGACTTCACCATCCACTACCACTCCGCCGCCACCTCCCGTTGCACCGTCGATCATTACCTCTCCGTCTTCCAGGACCTCATCGCCGATGGCTTCCTCTCGCCTATCTCAAAATCTCTCTGCATCGAAACACTAACTGGAGAAGAAATCATAGCTCTGAAAGAAATTGGCGTTATTGATTCAACCGGAAtctcaaagaaatcaaagaaaataaagaaatcatcTCCACCGCTGATTCTATCGAACTATCCTCTATCGTTTCATGACAACACTTTCGATTTCCAGTTCACGAACAACCTCGACTGGTCAGATCAACCCGACGAATTCGGGTCAGAGCTTTGTCGAACTTTAAAACCGGGCGGGTTCTTAGTGATCCATACAAAATCGAGAGATTTATATAGCTTACAATCTTTACTTGATTTGTTTAATTGCTGTAGATTAATCAAATCGCGTGAAATCAACGGTGTAGATTCaatgttgatgatgataattAGAGAGGTTGTGTTAATGAAAGTAAGAGATTTTTTGTGGAGGGACAATATAGGTAGTAATTGCTCGATTTCGAGGCTAAAACGGGAACTAGCAAAAAATGCCGAGGCTTTGATCGCTAAAGAACCATTGAAGCCATGGATTACattgaagagaaatttgaaGAACGTTAAGTACTTAAGTGATAGTGTTGATATTAGTTTTAAGAGAAAATATGTTTATGTTGATGTTGGTGCTAGGAGTTATGGTTCAAGTATAGGTGGCTGGTTCCGAAAAAGTTATCCGAAACAGAATAAGAGTTTCGAAATTTATGCCATCGAAGCCGATAAGGTGTTTTTCGGGGAATATAGATCGAAAAAGGGTGTTCAGCTATTGCCTTACGCGGCGTGGGTGAGGAATGAGACCTTGTTTTTTGGGATCAGCAGGTTTGTTAATAGGAAAAATGTGGAGAAAGGCAGGGGGATGGGGAGGATTCAACCGGTGGTGCAATCGTCGATGAGTTATAAGGCAGATTTGGATACGATTGAAGGGTTTGATTTTGCAGAATGGTTGAAAAATGTGGTGGTGGAGAGGGATTTTGTGGTGGTGAAATTGGATGTTGAAGGGACTGAGTTTCATTTGATTCCGAGGTTGGTTGAGACAGGTGCGATTTGTTTGATTGATGAGCTGTTTCTGGAGTGTCATTACAATCGGTGGCAGAGGTGTTGTCCGGGGCAACGGGGTGTTAAGTATCAGAAAACTTATGATCAATGCTTGCAGCTTCTTACTTCTCTCAGAAAGATTGGAGTTCTTGTGCATCAGTGGTGGTGA